GCTGGCCGACTGCATCCTGGAGACCAAGAAGGACATCGCCGAATCCTCGATGCTGGCCCCGCTGGTCGGCCATGTCGGTGACGGCAACTTCCACCTCGTCTACGTCATCGACCCCGACAAGCCCGAGGAGCTGGCCGAGGCCAAGCGCCTGAACGACCGCATGGTCGACCGGGCGCTCGCCATGGGCGGCACCTGCACCGGCGAGCACGGCATCGGCTACGGCAAGATGGAGTTCCTGGAGAAGGAGGCCGGCGACGCCTTCGCCGTGATGGGCGAGCTGAAGCGCGCCTTCGACCCGGAAAACCGGATGAACCCCGGCAAGGTCGTCCGCATCTGAGGACAGTGAAAGGGGAGCGCCGCAGCGCTCCCCATCCCCCTCCGTTCAGCGCGTCAGGCGGGTCATCAGGCTGGAGGTGTCCAGCCGGTTGCCGCCCATTCCCTGCACCTCGGCGTAGAACTGGTCGACCAGGGCGGTGACGGGCAGGGTGGCGCCGTTGTTGCGGGCCTCGTCCAGCACGATGCCCAGGTCCTTGCGCATCCAGTCGACGGCGAAACCGAAGTCGAACCTGCCGTCCAGCATCGTCTTGGCGCGGTTGTCCATCTGCCAGGACTGGGCGGCCCCCTTCCCGATCACGTCCACGACCTTGTGGCCGTCCAGCCCGGCCTTCTGCGCGAAGGCCATGCCCTCGGCCAGCCCCTGCAGCAGCCCGGCGATGCAGATCTGGTTGACCATCTTGGTCAGCTGGCCGGCGCCCGCCGGGCCCATGTGGGTGACGGAGCGGCCGTAGCAGGCCATCAGCGGCTGGGCACGGGCGAAGGCGTCGGCGTCGCCGCCCACCATCACCGTCAGCACGCCGTTCTCCGCCCCGGCCTGGCCGCCGGACACCGGCGCGTCGAGGAAGAACAGGCCGCGCTCGCGGGCCAGATCGGCCATCTCGCGCGAGACGGTGGCGGAGACGGTGGAATGGTCGGCGATGATGGTGCCGGGCTTCATGGCGGTCATCGCCTCGCCGGCCACCGCCCGCACGTCGTCGTCACCGCCGACGCAGAGGAAGACCAGCTCGGCGTCGCGGGCGGCCTCGGCCGGGGTGGCGGCGCCGGCCCCGCCGAAGCGGGCGGTCCAGGCCTCGGCCTTGGCGGCGGTGCGGTTGCAGACGGTCACCCGGTGACCGCCCCGGACGGCCAGATGGCCGGCCATGGGAAAGCCCATGGTGCCAAGCCCCAGAAAGGCGACGGAGCGGGAAGCGGTCGCGGTGTCGGCCATGGTCCTGTCTTCCATTGTTGTATCGGCTGCGGATTGTTCTTGTCGGCGATCGCTTTCTGTCGGCGATCGTTTTCTTTCGGCGTCTGCCCTTGGACCGCCAAGCTAGGCCGGGAGCGCGTCCCGATCAAACGCCGTCCGCCGAGTGCCGCGCGATTGCAGTGCGGCGGCCTCCTTCCCCCGTCCGGCATTGCCGGGGAGCGGCACTCTGCCGCGGGAGGCATGACTCTTTCGAACGAGGTTGTCTTGCCGCGCCCTTGCTCCCGGCGCGTGATGTGTTAAGACGTTGAATGCCGGGTTTGCAGCGCAGCACCCGGCCATGCCGGCGCAACGGCGCCGGTGAACCAGGGCAGAGCCGGGGCCGCAAGACCCGGGCCGGAGAACAAGGGAAGGATAGCCGCATGACGAATCAGTCGGGTTTCCAGGATGCGCCGCCGGACGAGCGTTCGAACCTCACGGACGAGCAGGAGAGCGCCATCCGCGTCCTCGCCAACAGCCTGCACCGCCTGAACGACGCCGTCGTCAAGGCCGTGGAAGCCGGCGTGACGGTCGAGCTGATGCGCACCGCCCGCTATCACAACGCGACGGGCAACTGGGGCGACCAGCTCACCCCGATGATCCGCACCAAGTAAGCGGCTCATCCCATCCGACCGGAAGGCCTCCTGTCCGAAAGGACAGGGGGCCTTTTCCTTTTCGGCATGACCCATTCCGTCCCACCATTGTTCCCGTCGCGGTGCGGAACCGCGGCGCCCTTCGCCGGTTCCTTCCATTTGGCCTCCAGCAAGGAAACGGTCATGAAGGACGCTCAGAACCACATCCCGCAGCGTCAGGGCATGAACGACCGCGAAGCGTTCTGGCGCATGCATTGCCTGTCGGAACCGACCTTCACCGACCTCACCCATGGCATCTTCCTGGGGCTGATCTGGTCGGCGGTGCTGTGGGCGCCGATGTTCATCAGCGTCCTGCTCTGACCCGTCCGTCCGGTTGGAACGGCCCCGGTCAGGCGGTCTTCGCGGTGCGGAGCAGGGCGCGGACGCGGGCGGCGAGCTGGTCCGGGGTGAAGGGCTTGGGCAGGACGGCGGCGTCGGCCTTCAGGCCGGTCAGCGATTCGGGGCTGTAGCCGGAAATCAGCAGGACTCGGATGCCGGGCCAGCGCTCCTGGACCCGCCGCGCCAGATCGATTCCCGACACGCCGTAGGGCATCACCACGTCGGTCACGATCGCGTCGAAGGCGGCGTCCTGGTCCAGGATCTCCAGCGCGGCGGCGCCATGGTCGGCGGTCACCACCTCGAACCCCTCCTGCGCCAGCCCCTCCACGGTGGCCATCAGGACCAGCGCGTTGTCCTCGACCACCAGCAGGCGTACCGGTCCGGCCGGCATCGCCTCCGCCGCGTCCGGCACCGCTTCGGCTTCCGGCGCACGGCCGGACACCGGCAGGCTGACGCGGACGACCGTGCCGCGGCGCGGCGCGCTGGAAATGGTGGCGTTGCCGCCCGACTGGCGGGCGAAGCCGTAGACCATCGACAGGCCCAGACCCGTCCCCTTGCCGTGCGGCTTGGTGGTGAAGAAAGGCTCGAAGGCGCGGGCGGCGACCTCCGGCGGCATACCGCTGCCGGTGTCGGCGATCTCCAGAACGGCGAGCGGGCCGTCGGATGTTTCCTCCTGCCGGGCGGCGATGCGGATGCGCCCGCCCGCCGGCATCGCGTCGCGGGCGTTGATCACGAGGTTCAGCACCGCCAGCTCCAGCTGGACCGGATCCACCTCCACCGGCAGCGGCGCGCTGGAAAGCGCCCAGTCCAGGGCGATGTCGGCACGGACGGAGCGTTCCAGCAGATCGGCCATGACCCGCAGGGCGTCCCCCAGATCGATCACCTTGGGGTCCACCGCCTCCTGGCGCGAGAAGGCCAGCAGCTGTCCGGTCAGCGTCCGGGCGCGTTCCAGCGCGGTGCGGGTGCCGTCCAGGTAGCGCGTCCCCTCCGCCGGCAGATGCCGTTCCATCAGATGCAGGTTGGCCAGGGCGGCGGTCAGCAGGTTGTTGAAGTCGTGGGCGACGCCCCCGGTCAGCTGGCCGAGCGCCTCCAGCTTCTGCGACTGGCGCAGCGCGTTCTCCAGGGACTCGCGGGCGCGGGCCTCTTCGGTCCAGCGGCGGATGGCCCCCATCTCGCTGCGCGCGCGGCGCAGCGCCAGCAGGGTGATGCCGACCAGAGCCAGCATCGCCGGCACGGTGAAGGCGGCGTAGAGCAGGACGTTGCGCGCCCAGCCGGCCCGGATCTCGTTGATCGGGATGCCGTAGGTCACGTAGAGCGGGTAGGGCGCCACGTGCATGAAGCCGTTGAGCCTCGCCACGCCGTCCATGCGGCCCCGCGTGCGGAACACGCCCTCGGTCTGCCCGGACGCCATCGCGCCGAGCAGAATGCTGTCCGCGGCATGGCGGGCCTGCCGGTCGCCGGTCGAGGGGTAGCGGACCAGGACCGAGCCGTCGCGGCGGACCAGAGAGATCGACTCCTTCTGACCGGCGACGACGAGCTGATAGAAATCGGTCAGGTAATCGGTCAGCACCGCGGTCAGCAGCACGCCGTTGAACGGCCCTTCCGGTCCCCCGGCGGCGGCGCGGCGGCGCGTGACGTTGAACTGCCGCTTGCCCGACCCGCGCCCCGTGATCGCCTCGCTGACCAGGATGCCGGCGTCGGCCGCCGCCTGGGTGCGGAAATACTCCCGGTCGCCCACATTGATCGACGGGGCCGGGAACAGCCGGTTGTCGTTGCGCACCGCGCCGTTGGGATCGACCAGCCCGACGACGCCGATCTGCGGAAGCTCCTCGACCAGCGTCCTCAGATAGCCGTGCAGGTCGTCGGAACGGCCGATCTCGTCCCAGCTCATGCCGGCGGTCCGCTCGTCCAGCCGGTCCAGGACCTGCTCGACCGTGTCGAAGACCTTCTGCATGTGCTCGTGCAGGATCAGCACGGTCTTGCGGATGTTGCGCTCCGCCTGCGCCTCCTCCTCGTGAAAGTCGCGCCAGGCGATGGCGGTGAACAGCAGGGTTGGAACCAGGACGGAGGCCACCAGAAGGATGCGGAGCAGGCGCACCATTCCTTCCGATTCGGTTGCCAGGGCGTCGAGGTGGCGGAGGGGCATGGGATGGAGGACTTGAAGGCGGGGAGGGTGGCGACAGGGCGGGGCGCCGTGCGCGGGCCATCGGAATTAGGAAGCTATGCCGGTCCGCGGCGGTCGGAGCAACCTGAACTTTCCGGCGCCCCTATGACCTTCAGGGGAAGAGATAGGACGTTGCGACCCTTCGGCGATGGCCCCGCGGGGCGGAAGCGGCGACAATGCCGCGGGATCGAGCCCTGAACTGTGCCCTTCTGCCGTGGAGACCATCAGCCATGCCCCTGAAGCCCATCGAGCACGCCGACGCCGCTCCCGAGGTGCGCGCCGTCTACGACGACATCAAGGCGGCCCGCAACGTGCCGGACGTCAACAATTTCTGGAAGATGGCGGCCCATCACCCGCCGACCCTGAAACGCACCTGGGAGAGCCTGAAGGAGGTGATGGCCCCCGGCGCGCTGGACCCGCTGGTGAAGGAGATGATCTTCGTCGCGGTCAGCGTGACCAACGGCTGCGACTACTGCATCCGCTCGCACGAGGCCGCCGCGCGCCGCGCCGGCATGACCGACGCCCAGTTCGGGGAGCTGATGGCCGTCATCGGCATGGCCAACGAGACCAACCGCCTCGCCAAGGGCTATCAGGTGGAGATCGACGAGGCGCTGAAATAGCCGTCACGCGATGTCGTCGAGGGCGTCCTCCAGCGACGGGTAGATGCCCTCGGCCAGCGAACCGTCCACCCGCACCGGGCGGGGGAGCACGGCCACGGCGTCCAGCGCGCCGCGCAGCGTCAGGCCGGTGACCTCGACGAAGCCGCCGCGGTTGCCGTAGCGTCCGGCGGTCCATTCCGCCCGGTCGGGGTCGCCGGACAGCCTCCCGTTGCAGGTGATCATCTCGTGGGTGTCGTCGCCGCCGCGCCGGTTCCAGGCCATGCCGCCGCCGATATCGCGCGGGCGGAAGCCCTGCGGCTGGACCAGGTCGCGCACCGCGCGGGACACCACCACCGCCTTGGGGTCGATCTCCGTCCCCACCGGGCCGCCCGCCGCCTGGGGTTCCTGTCCGATCGCCTGTTCCATGGGTCCGCTCCCCGTCTGTGTCGCCTTCCAAAGGACAACAGGCGGGAGCGCGGCCTGTGCCGCGGCGGCGGGCCGGAAAAGCGAAAGGGCCGATGCGTCGCCGCATCGGCCCTTTCAATTTGGTCGGAGAGAGAGGATTCGAACCTCCGGCCCCTGCCTCCCGAAAGCAGTGCTCTACCAGGCTGAGCTACTCTCCGGTCCGTCGGTGCCGCCGTTGCCAGCGTCGCCGTGGAGCGGGTGTATAGACCCATTGCCCGCGGGCTGCAATGGGAATAAGCGGCATTTGCGGTATGTTTTTTTGCCGGGTCGCGAAAGCCGGCGGGAAGGCCGCCGCACGGCTGGTTGGGCGGGCCGGAAAAGCGAAAGGGCCAAAAGCGAAAGGGCCGATGCGTCGCCGCATCGGCCCTTTCAATTTGGTCGGAGAGAGAGGATTCGAACCTCCGGCCCCTGCCTCCCGAAAGCAGTGCTCTACCAGGCTGAGCTACTCTCCGGTCCGTCGGTGGCGCCGTGGCCGGCGTCACCGTGGGCCGCGTATATAGCCGCTCGATCCAGGGGCTGCAACGTGAAAATCATCCCCCGCGGCGAAAAAGTTCCCAAAGCTCAGAAATCGCGCTCGATCACGAAATCCAGCACCTCCAGCAGGGCGGTCTTCACCGGGGTATCCGGGAACAGGCCCAGCGCGTCGCGCGCGATGGAGCCGTAGTGGCGCGCGCGCTCCACGGTGTCCTTCAGCGCGTTGTGCTTGGCCATCAACTCCTGGGCGCGCTCCAGATCGCCCTCCTGCTGGTCCAGCTCCTCCATGGTGCGGCGCCAGAAGGCCCGCTCCTCGTCGTTGCCGCGGCGGAAGGCCAGCACGACCGGCAGGGTGATCTTGCCCTCGCGGAAGTCGTCGCCGACCGTCTTGCCCAGCTTCGCCTGGAAGGCCGAATAATCCAGCACGTCGTCGACGAGCTGGAAGGCGATGCCCAGATTCATGCCGTAGTCGTAGAGCGCCAGTTCCTCGGCCTGCGGGCGGGCGGCCACCACGGCGCCGACGCGGCAGGCGGCGGCGAACAGCTCCGCGGTCTTGGCCTTGATGACCTCCAGATAGGCCTGCTCGCTGGTCTCGGTGTCGTTGGTGGTGCGCAGCTGCAGCACCTCGCCCTCGGCGATCACCGCGGACGCCTTGGACAGGATGCGCAGCACGTCGAGCGACCCGACCTCCACCATCAGCTCGAAGCTGCGGGAGAACAGGAAGTCGCCGACCAGCACGCTGGCCTTGTTGCCGAACACCGCGTTGGCCGAGGCGAGGCCGCGGCGCAGGTCGCTCTCGTCCACGACGTCGTCGTGCAGCAGGGTGGCGGTGTGGATGAACTCCACCACCGCGGCCAGCATCTTGTGATCCTCGCCCTTGTAGCCGCACAGCTCGGCGGCGGCGAGGGTGAGGACGGGACGCAGGCGCTTGCCGCCGGCGGCGATGAGATAGCCGGCAAGTTGCGGGATCATATCGACGGACGAATGCATCCGCTGGACGATGATCTCGTTCACCGCGCTCAGGTCATCGGCCACCAGGGCGGTCAGATCGTCGAGCGGGGTGGACTTCCGCCGTTTCGGCTCGAGGTTGGTCACGACCGCCAAGGTCGACTCCAATGATGATTGACGTGACGAATTCCGGCAGGGAGCATAACGGCATAGCCTCTTCGGTCAAGTCCGCAAGGCGAATAAGGGCACAGAACAGCCGGGATTTCATGAAGGAACTGCTGCGCACCACCGATCCGGTCCGTCTGAGCTGGCTTCTCGCCCTGCTGACCGACGCGGGAATCGAGGGGATCGTGCTGGACACCCACACCAGCATCCTGGAGGGCTCCATCGGCGCCATCCCCCGCCGCCTGATGGTGGCCGAGGAGGATCATGCCGCCGCCTGCCGCCTGCTGCGCGACGCCGGGGAGGAGCTGGGGGCGTGATGGCGGAGAGCGACGGGGCGTTCGACACGCTTCTGAACGGGCGCGTCCGCCTGCACCAGCCGCAGGCCGGTTACCGCGCCGCCGTCGACCCGGTGCTGCTCGCCGCCTTCACCGCCGCCGGGCCGGGGGAGCGGGTGCTGGACGTCGGCACCGGCACCGGGGCGGCGGCGCTGTGCCTCGCCGCCCGTGTGCCGGGCGTCGCTGTCGTCGGGCTGGAGAAGCGGGCGGAGGCGGCGGAGTTCGCCCGGCGCAACGTTGCCCTCAACGGGACGGCCCTCAACGGGATGGGCGACCGGGTGAGCGTCCTTGACGGCGATCTGCTGGCCCCGCCGCCGGAGCTGCTTCCCGGAACGTTCGACCGGGTGATGATGAACCCGCCCTACCTGCGCGCCGGGGCGGCCAGCGTCCCGCCCGATCCCTGGAAGGCCGCCGCGAACGTGGAGGGGGAGGCGGGCCTGGCCGACTGGGTGCGCTTCGCCAGGGCCATGCTGAAGCCACGCGGCACGCTGACCATGGTCCACCGGGCCGACCGGGTGGACGAGATCCTGGCCGCGCTCCACGGCGCCCGATTCGGCTCCCTGACGCTCGTCCCGCTCTGGCCCAGGCCGGCGGAGGAGGCGCGGCGCATCCTGCTGGCGGCGCAAAAGGGGGGGCGCTCGCCGGCGCGATTCACCGCCGGGCTGGTGCTGCACGGCCCCGATGGCGCCTACAGCGCGCAGGCGCAGAGGATTCTGCGCGACATGGAGCCGCTGATCGCTTAAGCCGGTTCTTTCAATCCGGCGTCAGCGCCACCATTTCAACCGGCGATGAACATGACGAAGCTGCTCGCCAAACTCCCGTTCGGCCCCTGGCGCGACGCCGGGCCGATCGTGTCCGTCCTCCGCCTGTCCGGTGTCATCGGTCAGGCCGGAGCCTTCCGCCAGGGCCTGACCATGTCCAACATGGCCGGGCTGATCGAGCGCGCCTTCGCGCCGAAGGGTCAGGCGGCGGTGGCGCTGGTCGTCAATTCGCCCGGCGGATCGCCCGTGCAGTCGGCGCTGATCGCCAAGCGCATCCGCGACCTCGCCACCGAGAAGAAGGTGCCGGTCTTCGCCTTCTGCGAGGACGCGGCGGCGTCCGGCGGCTATTGGCTGGCCTGCGCGGCGGACGAGATCTGGGCCGACGAGAGCAGCATCCTGGGCTCCATCGGCGTGGTGTCCGCCGGCTTCGGCGCGCACGCGTTCATCGAGCGCTACGGCATCGAACGGCGGCTCTACACCGCGGGCGACAAGAAGGTGATCCTCGACCCCTTCTCGCCGGAGCGGGAGGACGGGGTGGCCCATCTGAAGGCGATCCAGGCGGAGATCCACGACGCCTTCAAGGCCATGGTGCGCGACCGCCGCGGCGCCCGCCTGTCCGGGTCGGAGGAGGAGCTGTTCTCCGGTGCCTTCTGGGCGGGGCGGCGCGCCCTGGAACTCGGGCTGATCGACGGCATCGGCGACCTGCGCACCGTGCTGCGGGGCCGTTTCGGCGAGAAGGTCCGCCTGCGGGTGGTGCAGGAGGACCGGCGCTGGTTCCGCCGCATGGGCTTCCGCGTGGCGGCTCCGGTGGGCGTGAGCGCTCTGGACAGCCTCGCGGCGGACCTCCCCGCGGCGGCGCTGTCCGCCGTCGAGGAGCGGGCGCTCTGGTCGCGCTACGGTCTTTGAGTTTTTCTGCTTGTGGTCGCCTTGGTGCCCCCACCCTGACCCTCCCCCGCTATCGCAGGGGAGGGGATTGAGGGTCGTGCAGCGGAGTTCCCTCCCCTGCGCAGCGGGGGAGGGCTAGGGTGGGGGCCAAGTGCGAGGGCTTATGCCCCGTTACTGGGCTCCACGATCTTACTGGGTGACTTCGCGCAGGCGTTCGGACGGCGGCGGGACCGGCTCCCCGGCGCGGCGGGCGTTCTCGATCCAGGCGGCGATGGCGTCGAGCGCCGCCGTGCTGGCGTCGGCAGGAGTGGCGCCGCCCGCGGTGCAGCCCGGCAGGTCGGGCACCTCGGCCACATAGCCGACGCCCTGTTCCGGAGGCAGGGGGCGGACGATGACCGGATAGGCGCTGGCGTTCATGACGTTGCGTCTCCTCTGCGCACGGTTTTCACCCATTAGGTGCCGCTTCCGCTGCGGACGACAAGGATTCTTTGCGCTGGACGGGGCGCTTCTTTCGAAGTTCGATCCATTTTCGAGAGGTCAGCCGTTCGGGGTGAAGGCCACTCTTGACCGGGCGGCCCCGCACCCCCTAATCCTGCTTCCATGTTCAGCTTGTCCAAGATCCTCTTCCTGATCCTGGTGATCGGCGCCGTGTGGTTCGGTTGGCGCTGGTACAACCGCGTCGGCGCGGTCGGCCGGGAGCGCCTGCGCGAGCGGGAGCGTCGCGGCTCCGGAAAGCCCACCGCCACCAGCGGCGGCGGGCCGGCCCAGGTGGCTGCCGAGGACATGGAGAAGTGCCCGGAATGCGGCGCCTACGTCGCCCCGCGCTCCGCCGTGGCCTGCGGCCGGCCGGTCTGCCCTTACGGGCGCTGAACCTTAAACCCAGGCGGGCGCTTGATTCCGGGAATACCGCCGCGTATCGTGCGGCGCGTTTTTCCACACCAATCATAAGTGACCGCCGATGGCCTCCCCGAGCGGGTCTTCCCAAGACAGCCGCGGCCTGTCCTTTCAGGCCCTGATCCTCAAGCTCCACCAGTTCTGGTCGGAGCAGGGCTGCGTGATCCTCCAGCCCTACGACATGGAGGTGGGTGCGGGCACCTTCCACCCGGCGACGACGCTGCGCGCCCTCGGCCCG
The window above is part of the Azospirillum sp. TSH58 genome. Proteins encoded here:
- a CDS encoding NAD(P)-dependent oxidoreductase, with amino-acid sequence MADTATASRSVAFLGLGTMGFPMAGHLAVRGGHRVTVCNRTAAKAEAWTARFGGAGAATPAEAARDAELVFLCVGGDDDVRAVAGEAMTAMKPGTIIADHSTVSATVSREMADLARERGLFFLDAPVSGGQAGAENGVLTVMVGGDADAFARAQPLMACYGRSVTHMGPAGAGQLTKMVNQICIAGLLQGLAEGMAFAQKAGLDGHKVVDVIGKGAAQSWQMDNRAKTMLDGRFDFGFAVDWMRKDLGIVLDEARNNGATLPVTALVDQFYAEVQGMGGNRLDTSSLMTRLTR
- a CDS encoding hybrid sensor histidine kinase/response regulator gives rise to the protein MPLRHLDALATESEGMVRLLRILLVASVLVPTLLFTAIAWRDFHEEEAQAERNIRKTVLILHEHMQKVFDTVEQVLDRLDERTAGMSWDEIGRSDDLHGYLRTLVEELPQIGVVGLVDPNGAVRNDNRLFPAPSINVGDREYFRTQAAADAGILVSEAITGRGSGKRQFNVTRRRAAAGGPEGPFNGVLLTAVLTDYLTDFYQLVVAGQKESISLVRRDGSVLVRYPSTGDRQARHAADSILLGAMASGQTEGVFRTRGRMDGVARLNGFMHVAPYPLYVTYGIPINEIRAGWARNVLLYAAFTVPAMLALVGITLLALRRARSEMGAIRRWTEEARARESLENALRQSQKLEALGQLTGGVAHDFNNLLTAALANLHLMERHLPAEGTRYLDGTRTALERARTLTGQLLAFSRQEAVDPKVIDLGDALRVMADLLERSVRADIALDWALSSAPLPVEVDPVQLELAVLNLVINARDAMPAGGRIRIAARQEETSDGPLAVLEIADTGSGMPPEVAARAFEPFFTTKPHGKGTGLGLSMVYGFARQSGGNATISSAPRRGTVVRVSLPVSGRAPEAEAVPDAAEAMPAGPVRLLVVEDNALVLMATVEGLAQEGFEVVTADHGAAALEILDQDAAFDAIVTDVVMPYGVSGIDLARRVQERWPGIRVLLISGYSPESLTGLKADAAVLPKPFTPDQLAARVRALLRTAKTA
- a CDS encoding carboxymuconolactone decarboxylase family protein, yielding MPLKPIEHADAAPEVRAVYDDIKAARNVPDVNNFWKMAAHHPPTLKRTWESLKEVMAPGALDPLVKEMIFVAVSVTNGCDYCIRSHEAAARRAGMTDAQFGELMAVIGMANETNRLAKGYQVEIDEALK
- a CDS encoding polyprenyl synthetase family protein, which produces MAVVTNLEPKRRKSTPLDDLTALVADDLSAVNEIIVQRMHSSVDMIPQLAGYLIAAGGKRLRPVLTLAAAELCGYKGEDHKMLAAVVEFIHTATLLHDDVVDESDLRRGLASANAVFGNKASVLVGDFLFSRSFELMVEVGSLDVLRILSKASAVIAEGEVLQLRTTNDTETSEQAYLEVIKAKTAELFAAACRVGAVVAARPQAEELALYDYGMNLGIAFQLVDDVLDYSAFQAKLGKTVGDDFREGKITLPVVLAFRRGNDEERAFWRRTMEELDQQEGDLERAQELMAKHNALKDTVERARHYGSIARDALGLFPDTPVKTALLEVLDFVIERDF
- a CDS encoding DUF2007 domain-containing protein translates to MKELLRTTDPVRLSWLLALLTDAGIEGIVLDTHTSILEGSIGAIPRRLMVAEEDHAAACRLLRDAGEELGA
- a CDS encoding tRNA1(Val) (adenine(37)-N6)-methyltransferase is translated as MAESDGAFDTLLNGRVRLHQPQAGYRAAVDPVLLAAFTAAGPGERVLDVGTGTGAAALCLAARVPGVAVVGLEKRAEAAEFARRNVALNGTALNGMGDRVSVLDGDLLAPPPELLPGTFDRVMMNPPYLRAGAASVPPDPWKAAANVEGEAGLADWVRFARAMLKPRGTLTMVHRADRVDEILAALHGARFGSLTLVPLWPRPAEEARRILLAAQKGGRSPARFTAGLVLHGPDGAYSAQAQRILRDMEPLIA
- a CDS encoding S49 family peptidase, with the translated sequence MNMTKLLAKLPFGPWRDAGPIVSVLRLSGVIGQAGAFRQGLTMSNMAGLIERAFAPKGQAAVALVVNSPGGSPVQSALIAKRIRDLATEKKVPVFAFCEDAAASGGYWLACAADEIWADESSILGSIGVVSAGFGAHAFIERYGIERRLYTAGDKKVILDPFSPEREDGVAHLKAIQAEIHDAFKAMVRDRRGARLSGSEEELFSGAFWAGRRALELGLIDGIGDLRTVLRGRFGEKVRLRVVQEDRRWFRRMGFRVAAPVGVSALDSLAADLPAAALSAVEERALWSRYGL
- a CDS encoding type II toxin-antitoxin system HicB family antitoxin, whose protein sequence is MNASAYPVIVRPLPPEQGVGYVAEVPDLPGCTAGGATPADASTAALDAIAAWIENARRAGEPVPPPSERLREVTQ